In Zunongwangia profunda SM-A87, the following proteins share a genomic window:
- the clpB gene encoding ATP-dependent chaperone ClpB produces MNFNNFTIKSQEAIQQAQQLAQEMGHQQIENEHLFKAITTVDENVTPFLLKKLNINVNLFNQILDNTLQSFPKVSGGDIILSREAGKTVNEASGIAKKMNDEYVSIEHLILAIFKSSSKVAQILKDQGATEKGLKAAIEELRKGDRVTSQSAEETYNSLNKYAKNLNHLAETGKLDPVIGRDEEIRRILQILSRRTKNNPMLVGEPGTGKTAIAEGLAHRIVAGDVPENLKEKQIFSLDMGALIAGAKFKGEFEERLKAVIKEVTGSDGNIVLFIDEIHTLVGAGGGQGAMDAANILKPALARGELRAIGATTLDEYQKYFEKDKALERRFQKVMVEEPDTESAISILRGIKDKYEQHHKVRIKDEAIIAAVELSQRYITNRFLPDKAIDLMDEAASKLRMEINSKPEELDVLDRKIMQLEIEIEAIKREKDEAKLKSLRADLANLKEERNEIHAQWKNEKEVVDNIQGAKAEIEEYKLEAERAEREGDYGKVAELRYGKIKEAQEKLERLQKEVKERESGKSLIQEEVTNDDIAEVVAKWTGIPVTKMLQSEREKLLRLEEELHRRVVGQEEAIVAVSDAVRRSRAGLQDQNRPIGSFLFLGTTGVGKTELAKALAEYLFDDESAMTRIDMSEYQERHSVSRLVGAPPGYVGYDEGGQLTEAVRRKPYSVVLLDEIEKAHPDTFNILLQVLDEGRLTDNKGRLADFKNTIIIMTSNMGSQIIQDKFEAIQDIETAMEAAKTEVLALLKQSVRPEFINRIDDIVMFSPLTQKDIKRIVDLQLKGVKKMLAKQNIVLDATEQALAFLAKRGFDPQFGARPVKRTVQKEVLNKLSKEILSGHIHTDSIILLDEFDDHLVFRNQEELKASE; encoded by the coding sequence ATGAACTTTAATAATTTCACCATAAAATCACAGGAGGCGATCCAGCAGGCACAACAGCTTGCTCAGGAGATGGGCCATCAGCAAATTGAAAACGAACATTTGTTCAAAGCGATTACTACGGTAGACGAAAATGTAACGCCATTTTTGCTAAAAAAACTGAACATTAACGTTAATCTTTTTAATCAAATTCTGGACAATACCCTTCAGAGTTTCCCTAAAGTTAGCGGCGGCGATATCATCTTGAGTCGGGAAGCCGGTAAAACGGTAAACGAAGCATCGGGTATTGCTAAGAAAATGAACGATGAATATGTTTCTATTGAACATTTAATATTAGCGATATTTAAGTCTTCAAGTAAAGTAGCGCAAATATTAAAAGATCAGGGTGCTACAGAAAAAGGCTTAAAAGCAGCCATCGAAGAATTAAGAAAAGGAGATCGCGTAACTTCACAAAGCGCTGAAGAAACCTACAATTCCTTAAACAAATATGCAAAAAACCTTAACCATCTAGCCGAAACCGGAAAACTGGATCCGGTGATTGGCAGGGATGAAGAAATACGCCGAATTTTACAAATCTTATCCCGAAGAACCAAAAATAATCCCATGTTGGTAGGTGAACCGGGGACCGGTAAAACGGCGATTGCTGAAGGTTTAGCACACCGAATTGTAGCTGGTGACGTACCAGAAAACTTAAAAGAAAAACAAATATTTTCTTTAGATATGGGGGCATTAATTGCCGGAGCTAAATTTAAAGGAGAATTTGAAGAAAGATTAAAAGCGGTAATAAAAGAGGTAACCGGTAGCGATGGTAATATCGTATTATTTATTGACGAGATCCACACGCTTGTTGGGGCCGGTGGTGGCCAGGGGGCTATGGATGCTGCAAATATTCTAAAACCTGCTTTAGCTCGTGGAGAACTAAGAGCCATTGGAGCTACCACTTTAGATGAATATCAGAAGTATTTTGAAAAAGATAAAGCTTTAGAGCGACGTTTTCAGAAAGTGATGGTAGAAGAACCAGATACCGAAAGTGCAATCTCCATTCTTAGAGGTATTAAAGATAAATACGAGCAACATCATAAAGTAAGGATTAAAGATGAGGCAATTATTGCCGCGGTAGAATTATCGCAACGTTATATTACCAACCGTTTTTTACCTGATAAGGCCATCGACCTAATGGATGAAGCGGCATCTAAACTTCGTATGGAAATTAACTCTAAACCGGAAGAGTTAGATGTGCTGGACCGTAAGATCATGCAACTTGAAATTGAGATCGAAGCTATTAAGCGCGAAAAAGATGAAGCGAAATTAAAATCTTTACGGGCAGATTTAGCGAATCTTAAAGAAGAACGTAATGAAATCCACGCACAATGGAAAAACGAAAAAGAAGTTGTCGATAATATCCAGGGTGCGAAAGCTGAAATCGAGGAATATAAGCTGGAAGCCGAACGAGCCGAACGTGAAGGCGACTATGGGAAAGTAGCCGAATTACGTTATGGTAAAATAAAAGAAGCTCAGGAAAAACTGGAACGTCTTCAAAAAGAAGTTAAGGAAAGAGAAAGCGGGAAGTCTTTAATTCAGGAGGAAGTTACCAATGATGATATCGCTGAAGTAGTTGCGAAATGGACGGGGATTCCGGTAACTAAAATGCTGCAAAGCGAGCGGGAGAAATTGCTTCGATTAGAAGAAGAACTGCACCGCCGTGTAGTAGGACAGGAAGAAGCAATCGTGGCGGTAAGCGATGCTGTGCGTAGAAGCCGCGCCGGATTACAGGATCAAAATCGACCCATTGGATCTTTCTTATTCCTGGGAACCACAGGTGTGGGTAAAACCGAATTAGCGAAAGCACTGGCCGAATATTTATTCGATGATGAATCGGCAATGACCAGAATCGACATGAGTGAATACCAGGAGCGCCACTCGGTAAGCCGATTAGTAGGTGCACCTCCGGGATACGTTGGCTATGATGAAGGCGGACAGTTAACCGAAGCGGTGAGACGTAAACCTTATTCAGTGGTACTTTTGGATGAGATCGAAAAAGCGCATCCAGACACTTTCAATATCCTTTTACAGGTATTGGATGAAGGCCGACTAACAGACAATAAAGGACGCCTGGCTGATTTTAAGAATACAATCATCATTATGACTTCTAATATGGGAAGCCAGATTATCCAGGATAAATTTGAGGCTATTCAGGATATTGAAACAGCGATGGAAGCAGCCAAAACTGAAGTACTTGCTTTACTAAAACAAAGTGTACGACCAGAATTTATAAACCGTATCGATGACATTGTGATGTTCTCACCTTTAACCCAGAAAGACATTAAACGAATTGTCGATCTGCAATTAAAGGGAGTAAAGAAAATGCTAGCCAAACAGAATATTGTTTTAGATGCTACAGAGCAGGCACTGGCATTCTTAGCTAAACGCGGTTTCGACCCACAATTTGGTGCAAGACCGGTAAAGAGAACGGTACAAAAAGAAGTATTGAATAAACTATCGAAAGAAATCCTTTCTGGTCATATTCATACCGATAGTATCATCCTGTTAGATGAATTTGATGACCACTTGGTATTTAGAAATCAGGAAGAATTGAAAGCATCTGAATAA
- the ytxJ gene encoding bacillithiol system redox-active protein YtxJ: MGIFDKMFGGEKESKNESKINWIPLVEVTQLEEAMQQSEQHLVGILKHSTRCGISKMVLRQFENSYDLPKEAPVDLYFLDLLSYRDISNEIAKRFNVRHESPQLILFQQKKVVHHSSHQDIDVENLKEFL; the protein is encoded by the coding sequence ATGGGAATTTTTGATAAAATGTTTGGTGGAGAAAAGGAATCGAAAAATGAATCTAAAATTAATTGGATTCCTTTAGTTGAAGTGACGCAATTAGAGGAAGCTATGCAGCAGTCTGAACAGCATCTTGTAGGGATTTTGAAACATTCTACGCGTTGTGGTATTAGTAAGATGGTGTTAAGACAATTTGAAAATTCTTACGACCTTCCTAAAGAAGCTCCAGTTGATCTTTATTTTCTGGATTTGTTGAGTTATCGCGATATTTCTAATGAAATAGCCAAGCGTTTTAATGTAAGGCACGAGAGTCCTCAGCTTATTTTATTTCAACAAAAAAAAGTAGTTCATCATAGTTCTCATCAGGATATAGATGTAGAGAATCTTAAAGAATTTTTATAG
- the fahA gene encoding fumarylacetoacetase, translating to MSITANDPKRKTWLDIPKNTDFPIQNIPFGVFLTRDDIITIGTRIGDFAIDLGALHQLGYFEGIPLTDDIFLQDTLNDFISDGKKTWRLVRNRIAEIFDEKNDALKNNQEHRNVVLFTLDEIEMQMPVQVGDYTDFYSSKEHATNVGSMFRDKENALLPNWLHIPVGYHGRSSSIVTSHIPIHRPKGQTMPEGAKEPVFGPSKQIDFEMEMAFITTDANLLGEPIPVDEAEDYIFGMVMFNDWSARDIQKWEYAPLGPFLAKNFASSISPWIVTMDALEPFRTKGPEPEKELMSYLKYTGKKSFDINLEVFLQPENGEENLLSKTNYKYLYWNMSQQLAHHTINGCPVNSGDMMASGTISGPTPDTYGSMLELSWRGEKPVQLKDGSLRSFIEDNDTVIMKGYCENESIRIGFGEINTKILPVFEPKKK from the coding sequence ATGTCTATTACTGCAAACGATCCTAAAAGAAAAACCTGGCTGGATATTCCCAAGAACACTGATTTTCCAATTCAGAATATTCCTTTTGGGGTGTTTTTAACCAGAGACGATATCATCACTATCGGAACGAGAATCGGTGACTTTGCTATCGATCTTGGCGCTTTACACCAACTTGGTTATTTTGAAGGTATTCCTTTAACCGATGATATTTTTCTTCAGGATACTTTAAATGATTTTATTTCAGACGGTAAAAAAACCTGGCGTTTGGTGAGAAATCGTATTGCCGAAATTTTTGACGAGAAGAATGACGCATTAAAAAACAATCAGGAGCACCGCAATGTCGTACTATTTACTTTAGATGAAATCGAAATGCAAATGCCGGTGCAGGTAGGCGATTATACCGATTTTTATTCCAGTAAAGAGCATGCTACTAATGTGGGCAGTATGTTTAGGGATAAAGAAAATGCACTTTTGCCAAACTGGCTACATATCCCTGTTGGCTATCATGGTAGAAGCTCTTCTATAGTTACCAGTCACATTCCCATTCATCGTCCAAAAGGGCAAACCATGCCTGAAGGGGCTAAAGAGCCAGTATTTGGTCCTTCAAAGCAGATCGATTTCGAAATGGAAATGGCTTTTATCACTACAGATGCTAATTTGCTTGGCGAACCTATCCCGGTAGACGAGGCTGAAGATTATATCTTTGGTATGGTGATGTTTAATGACTGGAGTGCTCGTGACATCCAGAAATGGGAGTATGCACCGCTAGGCCCTTTTTTAGCCAAAAATTTTGCCTCTTCTATCTCTCCTTGGATTGTCACCATGGATGCTCTAGAGCCATTTAGAACCAAAGGACCTGAACCGGAAAAAGAATTAATGTCTTATTTAAAATATACCGGAAAGAAAAGTTTTGACATCAACCTTGAGGTATTCTTACAACCTGAAAATGGAGAAGAAAATCTACTATCCAAAACAAACTACAAATATCTGTACTGGAATATGAGTCAGCAACTGGCCCATCACACTATTAACGGATGCCCGGTAAACTCAGGAGATATGATGGCCTCAGGAACCATTTCTGGCCCAACACCAGATACTTATGGAAGTATGTTAGAGCTTTCGTGGCGTGGGGAAAAACCTGTGCAACTAAAAGATGGTAGTCTTCGCAGTTTTATAGAAGATAATGATACCGTAATTATGAAAGGTTACTGCGAAAATGAGAGCATAAGAATTGGTTTTGGTGAAATTAACACCAAAATATTACCTGTTTTCGAACCAAAAAAAAAGTAA